GCCGCTCACCCTGATGCTTATGGGGGGGATTGTGTTGGTGATTGTATTGGCAATTTTATTACCAATTTTAAACATGAACCAGCTATTGAATTAATGGTAAGTATTAAAAAGGAACGAAAGAGTGAAAAAGGTGATTGCTAAGTCAGCGCAGCAAGGGTTTACCTTAATAGAGATTATGGTTGTAGTCGTTATCTTAGGGATTTTAGGAGCGCTAGTAGTACCCAATATCATGAGTAAGCCAGACCAGGCCAAAGTAACTGTTGCAAAAGGAGATGTACGAGCAATTGCATCAGCACTGGATATGTACAAGTTAGATAACTTTAATTACCCCAGCACTGATCAAGGGTTAGATGCGCTAGTGAAAAAACCCAGTGGCTCGCCAGAACCGAAAGGATGGAATAACCCTTACCTGAAAAAAGTCCCCGTTGATCCATGGGGTAATGCATATAAATACTTGTCTCCCGGTGTACATGGGCCGTTTGATTTATATTCCTACGGTGCTGATGGCAAGAAAGGTGGTGAAGGCTTCAACGCTGATATTACTAACTGGGAAGAGTAATTAATGCAGGTGTTGTCTCGTTTACCAAGACAACAGGGCTTTACACTAGTTGAGGTGTTAGTGGTGGTAGTCATCATTGGCACCTTGATTGGTATAACCGTGCTAAGCCCTTTACTTGGTGATAAAAGTAAGCGACTGGATGATGAGGCGCTACGTATAACCAAGCTGTTTGAACTGGCAGTTGATCAAGCGCTGGTCAAGGGGTATGAGCTAGGGTTTAAGGCTGAACCTTCTGGCTATAGCTGGCTGCGATATGATCAAGTAGAAAACCAATGGTTAGAGCTCAAAGAAGGTTCATTTCGCCCTCACCAATTACCTGAGGGTTATAGCCTGAT
This portion of the Spartinivicinus poritis genome encodes:
- the gspH gene encoding type II secretion system minor pseudopilin GspH, giving the protein MQVLSRLPRQQGFTLVEVLVVVVIIGTLIGITVLSPLLGDKSKRLDDEALRITKLFELAVDQALVKGYELGFKAEPSGYSWLRYDQVENQWLELKEGSFRPHQLPEGYSLMLSAEDDKFTKFKLFDEDEDDKTSFSLESDSEKDKKQKKSKLKPQVVIYTDTQVTPFELTIDSEYHDKPKKLVADGINRVEVKKQD
- the gspG gene encoding type II secretion system major pseudopilin GspG, with the protein product MKKVIAKSAQQGFTLIEIMVVVVILGILGALVVPNIMSKPDQAKVTVAKGDVRAIASALDMYKLDNFNYPSTDQGLDALVKKPSGSPEPKGWNNPYLKKVPVDPWGNAYKYLSPGVHGPFDLYSYGADGKKGGEGFNADITNWEE